A single genomic interval of Desulfuromonas acetexigens harbors:
- a CDS encoding efflux RND transporter periplasmic adaptor subunit, whose amino-acid sequence MKRLPMQLRTLALFAVIIPLLALFVYVALRSGPLAPVPVTVAAVEERSVAPGLFGIGTVEARYRYQIGPTAPGRLKSLAVEVGEAVEAGQLLGEMDPVDLDERVRAQKAALKSAESRTREAEARHDYALSQTRRYEPLLAERAVSEEIVAGKRSELRIAEAALNGTREELVRLRAELEALEAQRGHLRLEAPVAGLVAAREIDPGTSVVAGQAVLELIDPQSLWIDVRFDQINARGLAVGLAADIVLRSRGDEMRLPGKVLRLEPLADAVTEELLAKVVFTELPDPLPPLGELAEVTVDLPPLPATPAIPNAAIQRRDDELGVWRVVDERPEFAPVELGEADLDGWVQVRRGLAVGDRIVVYSRAPLSPRSRVKEVEDLLEIRP is encoded by the coding sequence ATGAAACGCCTGCCCATGCAACTCCGTACCCTCGCCCTCTTTGCGGTAATCATCCCGCTGCTCGCCCTCTTCGTCTACGTCGCCCTGCGCAGCGGGCCGCTGGCGCCGGTGCCGGTGACGGTGGCGGCGGTGGAAGAACGAAGCGTCGCCCCGGGACTCTTCGGCATCGGCACGGTGGAAGCCCGCTACCGCTACCAGATCGGCCCAACGGCGCCGGGACGGCTGAAAAGCCTGGCGGTCGAGGTGGGGGAGGCGGTCGAAGCGGGACAGCTGCTCGGCGAAATGGACCCGGTCGATCTCGACGAGCGCGTCCGCGCCCAGAAAGCGGCGCTGAAGAGCGCCGAGTCACGGACGCGGGAAGCCGAAGCGCGCCACGACTACGCTCTGAGTCAGACGCGCCGTTATGAACCGCTGCTGGCGGAGCGTGCCGTCAGCGAGGAGATCGTCGCCGGCAAGCGCTCGGAGCTGCGCATCGCCGAGGCCGCCCTAAACGGCACGCGGGAAGAGCTGGTCCGACTGCGGGCCGAATTGGAGGCGTTGGAGGCGCAGCGCGGCCATCTGCGCCTCGAAGCGCCCGTCGCCGGGCTGGTGGCGGCACGGGAGATCGATCCTGGCACTTCGGTCGTCGCCGGGCAGGCGGTGCTGGAACTGATCGATCCGCAGAGCCTGTGGATCGATGTCCGCTTCGATCAGATCAACGCTCGCGGCCTGGCCGTCGGACTGGCCGCCGACATCGTCCTGCGCTCGCGCGGGGATGAGATGCGGCTGCCGGGGAAGGTGCTGCGCCTGGAGCCCCTGGCCGACGCCGTCACCGAGGAGCTGCTGGCCAAGGTGGTTTTCACCGAGTTGCCCGACCCCCTGCCGCCCCTCGGGGAACTGGCGGAAGTGACCGTCGACCTGCCGCCGCTGCCCGCCACTCCGGCCATTCCCAACGCCGCCATCCAGCGTCGTGACGACGAGCTCGGGGTCTGGCGGGTCGTCGATGAGCGTCCGGAATTTGCGCCGGTGGAACTGGGCGAAGCGGACCTGGATGGCTGGGTTCAAGTGCGCCGGGGGCTTGCCGTCGGCGATCGCATCGTGGTCTACAGCCGCGCCCCCTTGAGCCCGCGCAGCCGGGTGAAAGAGGTGGAAGATCTGCTGGAGATCCGGCCATGA